In Chanodichthys erythropterus isolate Z2021 chromosome 20, ASM2448905v1, whole genome shotgun sequence, the genomic stretch ataatgacataaataaaaaaaactattttacttAACATGTTGTTAAGTTTATTCAGTGAAAGTACATTGTagtatgtattttaaaaactatattGGGATGCAATATAGtctgctgttttattttttattattgatttaaatttttgaatcacTAACACAAGCAAAATACCTTTTTCctacatattacatttaaaaatgttatagctttagtaataaattaaattatgcattattttttgGGCAAAAACGGAAATTATGTACTTGAACCATATGATCTAAACAAGAACCCGCCCCTTTTTGACCACGTGATCATTGACTGACATGAGTGAAATCACTGAAGCGAAAGTAGAATAAGCAGACATTTGGACATACACTCGTCTTGTTCGTAAGTACATATTTACTTTCTTAAAATACGTAAATTAGACttcaacttttaaaatgtagtcTATATTTCTATTTTACAATCGATGATGGTTGAGAGTTATTTAGGCTGTAATAAATTGTCATTACGGTCGGTGGCTAACTGAATGCTTTTTAattcatattcatttttttagctTCTTTGTAATTAGATGACTTTTAGTAGTAGTGTTTATAATCTACTGATATGTTCAGTTTATCTGTCATTAAAAAGTCTCTTTCATAACTAGTCTATCTTTTACTCAGTCAAGACACCATATCATGAGCATCACTgaagcaaaataataataataacttattAAACTAGCTTAGAATGCATGATATTAGTAGCTAGAACACACAAATTCTTTAATTAGATTAGACTCACTTTAGACTGACAATGTcaactttcttttgtttttattttagggtGTGTCAGATACAAAATATGTGTTTACTGGTGTTGTCatcatttttaactttaattacACAGTGGCATATTTCATAACAAAACTCATACAAGGAAGCCAAAGAAAGCTGAGGGTAATTTGAGACCAACAGAACCATGTAACGCCTTACCACCTTTAATACTGTCATGCTATGAGTAGTTCAAAACAGATGTATGATGCAACAATGCTTTGTGAtgattttttcctcaaaatcaCATGGTATCCAGTGTACACGGagatatattgtttatttactcATGTTTTTGAATTGTGCTTAAAAAGAATTAAGTATAATACAATCACTTATCACAGTCTCACTGTGTGTGTACAAGGATACAATTTAACAACAAAACAGTGTCTTTAAACCactttttttcaaacaaaaacCCACATGAATGTACGAAACTGATTAACTTCTTCAACTGTACTTATAGGTTCCTCATTCTTTTGCTGTATTTGAGAAATTGCAACATAAACGTTCACATCACATACCATTTATAGATTAAGAGAAagtcccaaaaaaaaaaaatcatctacaATATATACTTCATATATTCTTTTGAACATACTTTGTACTTAGATGTGATCAGAATTTCTTAACAAAAGTTCAAATGGGTTATTATAATAAGTGTTATGGTACATAATGTACCtgtaaaattctgttttttttgtcttatctTTTTCCTGTCTCACTTTTGTTCATATCagtattacattttgaaatcatTGTGTGTAGTCCATGTCATGTGTTTGTTCACTCTACTTTCCCTGACTGTGTCTAGGCATGTATTATTTAATGATCTTGTGTATTTAGATTTCATGAATGTCTTTTTTCCTTATCTCTGAATAAACTTGTTTTCATTTGTGGTCCATTTTCCAAGAAGACAAAAAAAGCATCAtatttttgtgttcaggtgtaaGCGGTTAAACCCTTGGACGTGAAGTTTAACTGAAGAACAAAATGTGGATGGGTAAACTGCATTTTTAATGAATCTGCCAGATTTAATCATTCTATATTCTGGGACTCTATGGTGAGAAAAGTGTGGTAAAATGTCTTTTATATCATGCATGACATAAATGATTGAATAAACATATTTCTTAACATTTTTCTCTTCTTCAAGGGTGGTTTCACGAAATCAGCCAAGCCGTGTTTCTTTAAAAAGTGCTGGATCCAATTGATTTGACAAGGGAACCTCTCTATTCAGTACAAAGGTATGTAACATCTGCTTAGTCCCTCAAAAATGCCACAATTTCCAATTTTTTGGAAACTGGGACACTTCTTTCAGGATCCTTTGATGGATATTGAACATCTCACCAACCTCATATTTTCAGATGGTAATGTTCTCTGAAAGTTGACTCATACATTTTCATTGTCAGTGTATTTTTACAGGTTTCACAAGAACAATATTCCTGACTCAATAGTAGATTCCAATTCTGCCATGGAGTGCCAACAAGAATATAAATCAAGACTGAAAAGAAAATTTCAATTCATTCACAATGACTTGTCTAAACAATCGGATCACACGTTCCTGAATGACATCTTCACAGAGCTTTACATCACTGAAGGGGAAAGTGATAATGTCAACAAAGAACATGAAGTGAGACAGATTGAGATGGCGTTGAGGAGAAAAACCACAGAAGACATTCCAGTCAAATGCAATGACATTTTTAAACGCTCACCCGAAGAAAACAGACCCATCAAATGTGTGCTGACTAAGGGAGTTGCAGGCATAGGGAAAACAGTCTCTGTGCAGAAATTCATACTGGACTGGGCCGAGGGCAACGCTAATCAGGATATCGAGTTTGTGTACCCACTTCCATTTCGAGAGCTGAACCTGATGAAAGCAAAAAAGTTTAGCTTGACTGAGCTTCTCCAACACTTCAAAATGGAAACAGACTTTGGAGATGGTCACAAAAACCAAAAAGTTCTTTTTATCTTTGACGGTCTAGATGAATGCCGCTTTCCTTTGGATTTCCAGAACAACGCAAAGTTGTGTAACCCAACTCTGCCAACCTCTATTGACGTTTTGCTAACCAATCTCATCAATAACACACTGCTTCCCGATGCCCTCCTCTGGATAACATCTCGGCCAGCAGCAGCCAATCAAATCCCTCTTGAGCATATCGACCTGGTGACTGAAGTTCGAGGGTTTACTGATCCACAAAAAGAAGAATACCTCAACAAGAGAATCAATGATAAACGCCTCTCTGGCCAGATCATCACACACTTAAAGTCATCAAGAAGTCTGTACATCATGTGTCATATACCAGTCTTCTGTTGGCTCTCCGTTACGGTCCTAGAGAGAATGTTCAATGCAGCGGAAGATGGAGAAATTCCCAAGACTCTTACTCAAATGTACGCACACTTTCTTCTCATGCAATCCAGAGTGAAAAACATGAGATACACTAAAGATTACAACCCAGGCCTGGAGGATGAAGACATGATTTTAAAGCTAGGTAAACTAGCCTTCCAACAGCTAAAAAGGGGCAATCTGATATTCTATGAGGAAGACCTGATGGCTTGTGGGATTGATGTGAAGGAGGCCGTGGTGTACTCAGGAGTTTGCTCACAGATCTTCAGAGAAGAGTCTGCAATGACCGAAAACAAAGTGTACTGTTTCATCCATCTGAGCATTCAGGAGTTTTTGGCAGCGATGtatgtttatttcatgtttaaGGTCCACCGCAACAACATTCTTGATCATGAAGAGCATCAAGAGACCACCTTGTTTGAGTTGCACAAGAGTGCCATTGACAAGGCCCTACAGAGCGAGAACGGACACCTGGATCTTTTCCTTCGTTTCCTTCTGGGCCTTTCATTGGAGTCCAATCAAACCCTTTTACAAGGCTTGCTTTCTCAGTCTGGTAGCAGAGCCTGTCAAAGTATTGAGGAAACGGTTGAATACATCAAGAAGATGATAGAGGAGACGTCCTTGCCGGAAAAGTCCATAAATTTGTTCTACTGTCTCAATGAACTGAATGAACTCTCTCTGGTCAAGGAGATCCAGCGCTTCCTGAACTCGGGGCATTTTTCTAAACTCTCCCCTGCACAGTGGTCTGCCCTAGTTTTTGTGTTATTGACATCAGAAGAGAAGCTGGATGTGTTTGACTTGAAGAAGTACGTCAGATCAGATGAAGGCCTTACCAGATTGTTGCCGGTGGTCAAAGCTTCAGAAACTGCTCTGTAAGTACTGtttcatatttcacaatttcaCCTAATAGTGTGATTGAGGTTTTGGTTTTATTGattatatatctatattatATTCCAGACTGGATAATTGTGGACTTACTATGAGATGCTGTAGAGCTCTTGCCTCCACTGTTGGTTCCAGCTCTTCAAATGTACGAGTGCTAGATCTGTGCAATAACTCCATAGGAGACAAAGGACTGGAGCTTCTGACAGCCGGACTGGAAAACACACTGTGTAATTTAGAGGAACTGAGGTAAAGCTTGTGGTCactttcttgtatatatatcaTCAtcactccagttttcagtgtcacatcactctttagaaatcattctaatatgctgatttgaagctcaagaaacagttgtttttcttaatatttttttgtggaaaccttgatacatctttttcaggattctttgaatagaagaTATAGAACGTTTAAAAAACAGTTGATTTGacatagaaatcttttgtaatattataaatctcTTTATAAGGGTCAATTTTAATGCATcagtgctgaataaaagtttaaaaaaataattcattaacatttattttaaattacattggATTTAAATGTGGTGTGAGTACATGAAACCTTAAAAGATGatgattgttgttgttgttattactaTAATCAAGTAATTTGCATTTTACACAATATTGACAGTTAAAAGGTCGTTGTTCGTTCCTTAATTAAACGTTTTTTAATTAATCGTTTGAACgagtgattcagtgactcactcagaACGAATCAGTTTGGATGAATACTTTATGGACTCTCTCATGATAATAGTCACatgttgccacctactggcgtatTGATGTAATCTGCAGAAAGAGAGACTGAAAAATCCCTACCACTAATGTACAGAATAATCTTACtggaaatgtattattaaatttgttgcttattaaatattttggatGATACGATAATGTTTTCAGCTGCAAATAAGAGTTTTTTATCAACtccattttacacatttataatCCATTCTGGATGAATTCCACAGTCCGAAAATTGGTGCATAAATGATTCAGGGCTCCATTTCACTAAGATGTTGCaactaaa encodes the following:
- the nlrp12l gene encoding protein NLRC3 produces the protein MECQQEYKSRLKRKFQFIHNDLSKQSDHTFLNDIFTELYITEGESDNVNKEHEVRQIEMALRRKTTEDIPVKCNDIFKRSPEENRPIKCVLTKGVAGIGKTVSVQKFILDWAEGNANQDIEFVYPLPFRELNLMKAKKFSLTELLQHFKMETDFGDGHKNQKVLFIFDGLDECRFPLDFQNNAKLCNPTLPTSIDVLLTNLINNTLLPDALLWITSRPAAANQIPLEHIDLVTEVRGFTDPQKEEYLNKRINDKRLSGQIITHLKSSRSLYIMCHIPVFCWLSVTVLERMFNAAEDGEIPKTLTQMYAHFLLMQSRVKNMRYTKDYNPGLEDEDMILKLGKLAFQQLKRGNLIFYEEDLMACGIDVKEAVVYSGVCSQIFREESAMTENKVYCFIHLSIQEFLAAMYVYFMFKVHRNNILDHEEHQETTLFELHKSAIDKALQSENGHLDLFLRFLLGLSLESNQTLLQGLLSQSGSRACQSIEETVEYIKKMIEETSLPEKSINLFYCLNELNELSLVKEIQRFLNSGHFSKLSPAQWSALVFVLLTSEEKLDVFDLKKYVRSDEGLTRLLPVVKASETALLDNCGLTMRCCRALASTVGSSSSNVRVLDLCNNSIGDKGLELLTAGLENTLCNLEELRLSYCRITTRGCSVLESGLLPNLPNLRVLDLSENSLREAGIKILANYLRHQHCKLEKLRLKDCRVTPKGIFAIASALQSNPSHLRELDLHWNNPGDDGVETLSAVIQHPLSRLETLWLSYGLLTVKSCQSLASALRSSFSTLKALDLSGNAIYDEAVKMLSNGLGSPHCKIEILRLALCEITEEGVADLASALVSNPGSLRELDLRQNHIKDFGVSRLADVVKNSNCRLETLCLGESGFTKEGCAVLAAALNSNPSHLRELDLSNNELTDAGMRLLSPVLRNHNGNIVKLDLSQCGLTVNCCDSLAATLVEKSSRLRELNLGVNNLQDLGITILCAGLENPHCQLDTLRLSNCGITGEGCTVLATAMKSKHTLLRELDLSENNLTDSAVRPLSVLLDHPDCKLEKLVLY